In Athene noctua chromosome 8, bAthNoc1.hap1.1, whole genome shotgun sequence, a genomic segment contains:
- the CLDN18 gene encoding claudin-18 isoform X1: protein MSTTICQVMGFIVSSLGVAGCIVSTAMDMWSTQDLYDNPVTAVFQYQGLWRSCVRQSSGFTECRPYFTILGLPAMFQAVRALMIVGIVLGILGLLVCIFALKCIRIGSMEDSAKANMTLTSGIMFIVAGLCAITGVSVFANMLVTNFWMSTANMYQGIQNVQNRYTFGSALFVGWVAGGLALVGGIMMCLACRGLIPEESRYKAVSYNASGRNISYRTGPYKVGSGYEPETKTRKGAGYEEAPRSEDGRRSYPSKYDYV from the exons ATGTCCACAACCATCTGTCAGGTGATGGGGTTCATCGTTTCATCACTGGGTGTTGCGGGGTGCATTGTGTCCACTGCCATGGATATGTGGAGCACGCAGGACTTGTATGACAACCCGGTCACGGCCGTCTTCCAATATCAGGGACTGTGGAGGAGCTGCGTGCGGCAGAGCTCTGGCTTTACAGAATGTCGACCATATTTCACCATTCTTGGGCTGCCAG CAATGTTCCAGGCTGTGAGGGCCCTCATGATTGTGGGTATTGTCCTGGGCATCCTTGGCCTCCTTGTGTGCATTTTCGCTCTGAAATGCATCCGTATTGGCAGCATGGAGGATTCTGCAAAAGCCAACATGACCCTGACCTCTGGCATCATGTTTATTGTTGCTG GCCTGTGTGCCATCACTGGAGTGTCTGTGTTTGCCAACATGCTGGTCACAAACTTCTGGATGTCCACAGCCAACATGTACCAGGGAATACAGAATGTCCAGAACAG GTACACCTTTGGCTCAGCCCTCTTTGTTGGTTGGGTGGCAGGTGGCCTGGCCCTCGTAGGAGGCATCATGATGTGCCTTGCTTGCAGAGGGCTGATTCCAGAAGAATCCCG TTACAAAGCGGTGTCCTACAATGCATCAGGACGGAATATCTCCTACAGAACGGGGCCGTATAAGGTTGGTTCAGGCTATGAACCTGAAACGAAGACTAGGAAGGGTGCGGGATATGAAGAAGCTCCTCGAAGTGAGGATGGAAGACGCTCATACCCTTCGAAATACGATTATGTCTAG